The nucleotide window TTGCGCGGATTGCCGGCTGTAAAGCGGACGCCGAGGTCGGCGTTCGGCTGGCCGGCGATGCGCGCATTCACGGGACTGTCGGAGTCCATACCGGATATACGTGTTTCGGTCGCGTTAAAGGTTGTGTGAGACGTGTCCGCACGACACGACGGATCTACGGTGAAAACCCGTCTTCGACGATGATACGTCGATGCCTCTCGATGTTCCCCGATTATTCCTCGGCTTTCGAAACCGCTGCGGGCGATTCACTCATGACCGCCCTCGGGCAGCGATACGGGTAGAGGACTCTGGCGACGATCGCGTTCTCCGAGACATACAGAATCATGTATACAAAACGGATCTGAATGTGAACAACCTCCACGTCCGTGCCGTCTCGCAACGCTTTTCATCGGCCGTTCGTGACGGATTATATGGCGACAGATTCTGGCCGATTCTCGGCGAAACTCGAGGTTCCGGAAGCGCTGACGTTCGACGACGTGCTACTCCGACCGAAGGAGAGCCGCGTCGAACCCGACGACGCCGACCTGAGTACCCGCGTCTCGAAGAACGTCGAACTGACCGTGCCGGTGCTGTCGGCGGCGATGGACACCGTCACAGAGAGCGACCTCGCGATCGCGATGGCCCGCGAGGGCGGTCTCGGCGTCCTCCACCGCAACATGACCGTCGAGGAGACGGCCGCCGAGGTCGAACGCATCAAGCGCGCGCACGAACTCGTCATCCGCCGCGAGAACGTCGTCACCGTCTCGCCCGACGACACCGTCCGCGAGGCCGACGCGGTGATGGAGCGGCAGGGCGTCTCCGGTGCCCCCGTCGTCGCCGACGACGACACCGTCCTCGGGATCATCTCCGGGACGGACATCCGGCCGTACCTGGAGGTCGGCGAGGACGACGCGGTCCGCGAGGCGATGACCGACGAGGTCATCACCGCGGCGGAGGATGTGGGCGCGCGCGAGGCGCTCGAACTAATGTACGACCACAAGATCGAGCGCGTCCCCATCGTCGACGAGGCCGAGCGCCTGGTCGGACTGGTGACGATGCAGGGCATCCTCCAGCGCCGCGAACACGAGGAGGCCGCCCGCGACGAGGACGGACGGCTTCTGGCCGGCGTCGCAGTCGGCCCCTTCGAGGAGGAGCGCGCCGTCGCGGCCGACGAGGCCGGCGTCGACGTGATCTTCATCGACTGTGCACACGCGCACAACCTCAACGTCTTGGACTCCGCGGAGGCGATCAAAGCGACCGTTGACGCCGACGTCGTCGTCGGCAACGTCGGGACGCGCGAGGCGGCCGAGGCCGCGGTCGACTTCGCCGACGGGCTGAAGGTCGGCATCGGGCCGGGATCGATCTGTACCACTCGCGTCGTCAGCGGCGCGGGGATGCCCCAGATGACCGCCGTCGCGGAGGTCGCGGACGTCGCCGTCGAGCACGACGTTCCCGTGATCGCCGACGGCGGCATCCGCTACTCCGGTGACGCCATCAAGGCGCTCGCCGCGGGCGCGGACGCGGTGATGCTCGGCTCGTACTTCGCCGGCACCGACGAGGCCCCCGGCCGCGTCATCACGATGAACGGCAAGAAGTACAAGCAGTACCGCGGCATGGGCTCGGTCGGCGCGATGAAGTCCGGCGGCGGCGACCGCTACCTCAAAGAGGAGGACGAAGACGAGGAGTTCGTGCCCGAGGGCGTCGAGGCCGCGACCCCGTACAAGGGGAGCCTCGCCTCCGAGCTCCACCAGCTCACGGGCGGGATGCGCTCGGGGATGGGCTACGTCGGCGCGGAGACCGTTCCCGACCTCCACGAGCGCGCGGAGTTCGTCCGGGTTTCGACCGCGGGGCAGAGCGAGAGCCACCCGCACGACGTGATGATCACGGACGAGGCCCCCAACTACAGTCCGGGCGAGTAACGCCGGGCAACCCCCGGCCGGCCGAGACCGGATCCGAGTCCGGCCGAGCGACCGAAGTGCCGGCGCACCGAAGAGGTATTTTAATATAGCCAGCGGAGAGACGAAACGTGTGAGCGAACACCCCCTCGCTCCCGTCATCCATGAGTGAGCAACCGCCGCTGGTCCTCGTGGTCGAGGACGAACCCGACTTGGCCGACCTGTATGCCGCCTGGCTTGGCGACGAGTACCGCGTTCGAACCGCGTACGGCGGCCACGAGGCCCTCGATCAGCTCGACGAGGCCGACGACGAGGTCGACGCCATCCTCCTCGATCGACGGATGCCCGGGCTCTCCGGCGACGAGGTCCTCACGGCCGTCCGCGACCGCGGTATCAACTGCCGGGTCGCGATGGTCACCGCCGTCGAGCCGGACTTCGACATTCTGGAGATGGGCTTCGACGACTACCTCGTCAAGCCCGTCACCAGCGACACGCTCCGAGACACCGTCGAGGGGCTGCTGCGGCGTGGCGAGTACGACACGGAGGTCCAAGAGCTGTTCTCGCTGACGTCGAAGAAGGCGATGCTCGAGTCCGAAAAGAGCGCGAGCGACCTCGCCGACAACGCGGAGTACCAGGAACTCACCGACCGGATCGAGGAACTCCGCGAGCAGGCCGACGAGTCGCGCGACGCGGTCGCGACCGACGACGAGGACTACGAGAAGCTCTTCCAGGATTTCGACACCGACTCGTAACGGGCGACCGGTTCGAGGGGGGACGCTGCCGACTCTTTATGACCGATCCGGCCGAATCCGTGTCCGTATGCGCGTTCGGGATCTGCCGCTCTCGTCGACCGTCGTCGACCACTTCGCCGAGCGGGGCGTCCGCGAACTGTACCCGCCGCAGCGCGCGGCGGTCGAGGCGGGCGTCTGCGAGGGCGCGAACGTCGTCGCGGCGGTGCCGACCGCGTCCGGGAAGACGTTCGTCGCGCAGCTCGCGCTCCTGACCGCCGACGGTCCCGGGCTGTACGTCTGCCCGCTCCGCGCGCTCGCCCGCGAGAAGTACGAGACGTTCGCGGCGCTGCCCGGCGTCGACGTGGGCATCTCGACCGGCGACTTCGACGCGACCGGCGAGGAGCTGGCGGGCAACGACGTCGTCGTCGCCACCAGCGAGAAGGTCGACTCCGCGATCCGCAACGGGGCCTCGTGGGTCGACGATCTGGCCTGCGTCGTCGTCGACGAGGTCCACCTGCTCGGCGCGAAGCGGCGCGGGCCGACCCTCGAAGTGACGCTGGCGACGCTCAGGCGGCGGAACCCCGACCTCCAGACCGTGGCGCTG belongs to Halorubrum sp. DM2 and includes:
- the guaB gene encoding IMP dehydrogenase → MATDSGRFSAKLEVPEALTFDDVLLRPKESRVEPDDADLSTRVSKNVELTVPVLSAAMDTVTESDLAIAMAREGGLGVLHRNMTVEETAAEVERIKRAHELVIRRENVVTVSPDDTVREADAVMERQGVSGAPVVADDDTVLGIISGTDIRPYLEVGEDDAVREAMTDEVITAAEDVGAREALELMYDHKIERVPIVDEAERLVGLVTMQGILQRREHEEAARDEDGRLLAGVAVGPFEEERAVAADEAGVDVIFIDCAHAHNLNVLDSAEAIKATVDADVVVGNVGTREAAEAAVDFADGLKVGIGPGSICTTRVVSGAGMPQMTAVAEVADVAVEHDVPVIADGGIRYSGDAIKALAAGADAVMLGSYFAGTDEAPGRVITMNGKKYKQYRGMGSVGAMKSGGGDRYLKEEDEDEEFVPEGVEAATPYKGSLASELHQLTGGMRSGMGYVGAETVPDLHERAEFVRVSTAGQSESHPHDVMITDEAPNYSPGE
- a CDS encoding HalX domain-containing protein → MSEQPPLVLVVEDEPDLADLYAAWLGDEYRVRTAYGGHEALDQLDEADDEVDAILLDRRMPGLSGDEVLTAVRDRGINCRVAMVTAVEPDFDILEMGFDDYLVKPVTSDTLRDTVEGLLRRGEYDTEVQELFSLTSKKAMLESEKSASDLADNAEYQELTDRIEELREQADESRDAVATDDEDYEKLFQDFDTDS